In Zingiber officinale cultivar Zhangliang chromosome 8B, Zo_v1.1, whole genome shotgun sequence, a single genomic region encodes these proteins:
- the LOC122013486 gene encoding leucine-rich repeat receptor-like kinase protein FLORAL ORGAN NUMBER1, with protein sequence MQVQWHIATEAAKGLYYLHHDCSLLIHHRNIKSNNILIDSNFEAHVADFDHAKFLHDPGASECISSITGSYGYIALEYAYMLRVDEKSDVYNFGMVLLELITGQQSVGGLGDGVDIVRWAWKTVLGVKEDTDLAAVMAIVDNRLTPSPAELITNLFKVAMLCVEEQSTERSTMREVVHMLSDLDAAAR encoded by the exons ATGCAGGTGCAGTGGCACATCGCGACGGAGGCTGCCAAGGGGTTATACTACCTCCACCATGACTGTTCACTGCTCATCCACCACCGCAACATCAAGTCCAACAACATCCTCATCGACTCCAACTTCGAGGCGCACGTCGCCGACTTCGACCACGCCAAATTCCTGCATGACCCTGGCGCCTCCGAGTGCATCTCCTCCATCACCGGTTCCTACGGCTACATCGCCCTCG aATACGCATACATGCTGCGAGTGGACGAGAAGAGCGACGTGTACAACTTTGGCATGGTGCTGCTTGAGCTGATCACAGGGCAACAGTCGGTGGGAGGCTTAGGTGATGGCGTGGACATTGTGAGATGGGCGTGGAAGACGGTATTGGGAGTGaaagaggatactgatttagCAGCCGTTATGGCGATTGTGGACAACAGGCTGACTCCAAGTCCGGCGGAGCTGATCACCAATTTGTTCAAGGTGGCGATGCTCTGTGTGGAGGAGCAAAGCACTGAACGGTCGacgatgagggaggtggtccacATGCTCTCTGATCTCGACGCCGCTGCCCGCTAG